TTCCGCGCTCATCCAGTTCTAGGCCGATCAGATCCAGCCCCAGTTCACCGTCTGTGTTTGGACGACGTCCAACAGTTACAAGCAGATAATCAGCAGTTACTTCTTTGCTTTCGCCGTTAACGGAGAATTTCACTGTTACGTCTTTATCTGTTTGCTCTGCACTTTCCGCTTTAGCGCCAGTGAAGATTTCGATGCCCGTTTTCTTCATGCTTTTCGCAACGATCGAAGTCATATCTTTGTCGAAACCAGGAAGCACTGTATCCATACCTTCAATAATCGTTACTTTGGAACCGAATTTGGAGTACATTTGTCCGAGCTCTGCACCAATGTATCCACCACCGATTACGATCAGGCTTTTCGGAATTTCAGGCAGGTTCAATGCTTCTGTAGAAGACAGAATGCGTCCACCAAAAGGGAATGGTTTCAGTTCGATTGGACGGGAACCTGTTGCGATAATTGCATTTTTAAAACGGTAACGTGGTGATTCATGTTCGTTGAATACACGCGCTTCGTTTTCGTTGATGAACATGCACTCACCATTGAAAACTTCAACTTTGTTGCCTTTGAGCAAGCCACTTACGCCGCCTGTCATTTTCTTAACAACGCCGTTTTTGAATTCTTGTGTTTTAGCGAAGTCTACTTTTACATTTTCAGCCGAAATACCGAAAGAATCGCCATGTTTAGCTGCTTCGTATTGATGAGCTGCAGAGATCAAAGCTTTGGATGGAATACATCCACGGTTCAGACAGACACCGCCCAGCTCAGATTTGTCAACGATCAATACGCTTTGTCCTAATTGTGCGGCACGGATGGCAGCTACATAGCCGCCAGGACCCGCACCGATAACCAATGTGTCAATATCCAGAGAAGCGTCTCCTACTACCATTGATTACACCTCCATAACAAGCAACTCAGGGTTAGCGAGCAGCTGTTTGATATAGTTCATGAAGTTTTGAGCAGTTGCACCGTCAATAATACGGTGGTCAAAGCTCAGAGAAAGAGCCATTACTGGAGCGGCAACAATCTCACCGTTTTTCACGACTGCTTTTTCACTGATGCGTCCAGTACCCAAAATCGCAACTTCAGGGAAGTTAATGATTGGAGTAAAGAACATACCACCTGCGGAACCGATGTTAGTGATGGAGATTGTGCTTCCTCTCATCTCATTTGCTGCCAATTTTCCATCACGACCGCGCACAGCCAGATCACGAATGGAATCAGCAATCATCCAGATACTCTTACGATCAGCATCTTTGATAACAGGAACGATCAAACCGTTGTCTGTATCTGTAGCGATACCGATGTTGTAGTATTTTTTGTAGACAATTTCGTTTGCTTCTTCGTCGATTGAGGCATTCAGAGCCGGGAATTGACGGGAAGCAGCAACCAAAGCTTTTACGATGAATGGCAGGTATGTTACTTTTGTGCCTTTCTTCTCAGCAATTGGTTTGATACGAGTACGGAAAGCAACCAGTTCAGTTACATCTACTTCATCCATAATCGTAACGTGCGGAGCCGTATAAGCCGATTTAACCATAGCATTGGAAATAGCCTTGCGGATACCTTTAAATGGTACGCGCTCTTCCTCAGCACGTGGATCTGCTGCTGGTGCGGATGCTGCTGCAGCTTTCGCTTCTTTCTTAGCAGGCTCTTGTGCTTTTGCAGCTTCTTTCGCTACTGGTGCAGCCGCTTGGCCTCCACCATTTTT
The Paenibacillus peoriae DNA segment above includes these coding regions:
- a CDS encoding 2-oxo acid dehydrogenase subunit E2, yielding MAKFEYKFPELGEGLHEGEIIKMHIKPGDKVTDEDIIMEVQNDKAVVEVPCPVNGTVQEVFAKDGDIFNVGQVVAVIDAEGELPEQEDAPEAPAASPEPSAAAQSGAAGTARFEYKFPELGEGLHEGEIIKMHIKAGDKVTDEDIIMEVQNDKAVVEVPCPVNGTVQEVFAKDGDIFNVGQVVAVIAAEGELPEQEEAPAAAKQEQDAAQGGANTKPAATPAASNKDVLATPSVRKFAREQGVNIAQVSGSGKNGKITKEDVEAFKNGGGQAAAPVAKEAAKAQEPAKKEAKAAAASAPAADPRAEEERVPFKGIRKAISNAMVKSAYTAPHVTIMDEVDVTELVAFRTRIKPIAEKKGTKVTYLPFIVKALVAASRQFPALNASIDEEANEIVYKKYYNIGIATDTDNGLIVPVIKDADRKSIWMIADSIRDLAVRGRDGKLAANEMRGSTISITNIGSAGGMFFTPIINFPEVAILGTGRISEKAVVKNGEIVAAPVMALSLSFDHRIIDGATAQNFMNYIKQLLANPELLVMEV
- the lpdA gene encoding dihydrolipoyl dehydrogenase, with amino-acid sequence MVVGDASLDIDTLVIGAGPGGYVAAIRAAQLGQSVLIVDKSELGGVCLNRGCIPSKALISAAHQYEAAKHGDSFGISAENVKVDFAKTQEFKNGVVKKMTGGVSGLLKGNKVEVFNGECMFINENEARVFNEHESPRYRFKNAIIATGSRPIELKPFPFGGRILSSTEALNLPEIPKSLIVIGGGYIGAELGQMYSKFGSKVTIIEGMDTVLPGFDKDMTSIVAKSMKKTGIEIFTGAKAESAEQTDKDVTVKFSVNGESKEVTADYLLVTVGRRPNTDGELGLDLIGLELDERGMVKVDHQGRTSIPHIFAIGDIVAGLALAHKASYEGKVAAEAIAGEPSVVDYKCMPAVVFTDPECSSVGYTESQAKEKGYNVKVGKFSYGANGRAVSLNAAEGFVKIVADADTGLVLGTQIVGLEASNLIAELGLAIEMGATLEDISLTIHAHPTLGEIVMEAAEVVLGHPIHALAPRR